The Orcinus orca chromosome 20, mOrcOrc1.1, whole genome shotgun sequence region CTACCACCAGGCCCACATATCCCCTTCCGTGGTACCCCTGGCAGCAAGGCCAAAATGTAGCCACTGGTGCTTTTGCAGTGGCATAGTGGGGCCCACATCCCCTTCATTTCGTCTCCTCAAACACCATGGAGGGCAGGACCAGAATGCGTTGGCTCACAATTCCCCACTAAGCGCCACCGCCCAGGAGCACAGCACTGCTTCTGGGGTCTGACTCCAGCCCACTCAAGCTTAGGCTGTAGTGGTCGGCTGGGCACGTACTTAGCGAGGGGCTGCTCCTCTCCTCAGAACCGTACCCGGCAGCCCTCCATCTTCTTTGACGACCCTCAGTCCTGGGCAGTGGTTGGACTGACGTGGGCACAGCTGTGACCCACTACCACCACCGCATGCCCACCAAGGGCCCTGCCCATCACCCGTGGCTTGGGGTGGGGGCTTCGGAGATGATTCCGCTAGCACCACCAGACTGAGGGCACTGGGCGAGGGATGGGCAAGGCGGGCTGCGAGGGTCTCCAGGTTGTGCCTGAGCCCCCAGACCCGGGTCCCTTACCCTATAAGTGGCAGGGTGTTGACGTTGTGGCTCTTCTGCCCTGGGGTTGGGAGAGGGGGAGAGTGCGGAGCTGAGCCTCACTGAGGCCTGTCCTGCCAGCCGGGAGGGCCAGCTGCTCTGGGGTGGGGTCGGGGCAGGCAGCTACCTGGGACGGTTGAGCAGTTTTTGGAGGCAGAATCAGCGTTTGGGCACAGCCTGCCTGGTGCGGGCAGGGCAGACAGGCCGGTGGAGAGGGCGGGACGAGCCCTGGTCCCTTCTCCACCTCTCTTCTCCCTGCATTGGCTACAGAGGCATCACTGACAGGCTGGGGAGGAGACTGGGAGGTCGGGAGAGCTTCCTTTATAATGAAACCTTCGCAGatgggattgtgtgtgtgtgtgtgtggggggctaTGTGTGTGCACGTCTGCACACGTGTGGGGCGTCTGGATGTGTATGTGCACATGGGTGCatcagtgtgtgcgtgtgtccaAGTTGTGTGTACATGTGGGAGTGCCATGTGTGCACATCTGTGTgcgcttctgtgtgtgtgtgtgtgcgtgcgtgcgtgtgtgtgcgtgcgcgcccCTGCGTGCCTGAAAGGTGTGGCCCAGCTCTGAggggctggcaggaccggccgcTGGGTCCCTCACATAATCCTCTCTGGGCCTGAGGCTGGGGCCCGGGTTGGGGTGGGCGAGTCCTGGGAGCTCCTCGGCCCTGGTTCTGGTCTCGGCAGTGGCAGCAGGCCCGATGGGGGGGGACTGGCCCCACACACGGCCTCATAAGGCGGCAGGGTGTCCACGGAAATGGTGCGGAAGTCACTCTGGCCCTGCGGTCTCTGTGCCTGCTGGTGTTGGCCAGGGCTGCGGCCACTGCCCGCATCCAGGGCGCGGTCCAGCGCAGGGCAGGAGTCGGTCAGCGAGTAGGGGGGTGGGGCGTCTGTGGGGACGTACAGCTGAGTGGCCCCCGGCCCCACACACTCCTCGTAACTGCAAGAGAAGAGGCTCCCTCAGGGCCCTGTGCAAGCCGGCCTCAGTGGTGGGTGGCGGGGTCGCCCCCGAGGGCCGGGGGCCTAGCCGCAGCGACAAGCTGCCCCGGCATGGACCAGGTCAGGCCTTTGTCACACTGACTCCGATGAAACCCCTCTACTCCCTGGGGAGGGGCACCCCAGAACCACCGAGACCTGGATTCTGGCCCTGACTCAGCCCCAGTGTTCCGTGTGAACGTGAGTGAGCGAGCCACCAAATTCAGGGTCTCAGATCGCTCAGAACTGTAGCCGCTGCTGCTGGAGCATCTGCAGGCTGGCCACCGAGCGTGGGTGGTGCTGGTGGGAGCAGCCTCGGGCTGCCAGACACTTCTGGGTCTCAACTCACCCCAAAGTGGCCCTTCCAGGGTTAGGAAGGTGTCCCTGGGGCCCATGGTTGCAGGGTGAAAAAGCACCCACCTGCAGGCAAAGTTCATACCTCCCAGTGCCCCTGGGGGCAGAGGGTAAAGGGTGATGGAGAGGATGGGGCTGTTTGTGGGGCCCAGGTGGTCTCCTGGCGGGGAAGTGATAGAGGCCCAGACTCCTCTTTTCATGTACAAACTGGTGGCGATATGCCTGAGGGTGGCTGGCAGGACAGGATAGGACTCAAAGGCTCCCCAGGGAAGAATCCCCCCCATGGGACAGGGCCACCTGCTGGCCACAAGTGCAGTCTGGACACAATGATGCCTATCCCAGTGGATGTGATTTGCGCTCCGGGGGCGCAAACTAAGGGGCTGGGGCCTGGACCTTCCACCTCACCTCTTCACCCAGCCTGAAGGAGCTGAacgtttcttcctttttccttttcgaGTGTCTCTCAGGGACATCTGCTGAGTCACGCCCCACCTTACAGGGACCAGCTTGGTCAGGAGGGTGAGGAGATGTTTTCTGCCTTTATGCCATCTGGGGTGGTGCTGTTTCCCATGGGGGCTGGAGATTCTTGCCCAGAGCCCTGCCCTCTCAGGCCTCCTTACCCCGGTGGAGAATCTGGGTACAGCTCTCGGAGCACCGTGGCATCCACGTCCCCATCAGAGCTGAGGTCCAAGGGTGGAGGCCAGTCCTCGGCGGGGCTGCAGGTGTAGCGTGTCCTGTGGTTCGAGCGGCTATACGTGTGCCTGTCGGACACTGCAGGGAACGGACATTCAGCCTGGGCCCCAGGCTGGTGCCAGGGAGGGTCCTCACATGTGTGCCTGAGGCCACTGAGATTCTGTTCTCTCCGACTCACCATCCTGCCCCTTACCAACCAGTGCTGCTTTCATTCCGTCAGCAACAGCCCCAGAATGTGAGCGCCAGTGCCCTGCTGGGCATGGGGGTCACAGGGAGCAGAGCTGGTCCTGCCCTGGTGGGGCTCCCAGGGTAGTGAGCAGCCTGTCCTGCGGACAGCCTGGTAGTGGGCAGCATGTCACAAGCTTTGATAGATGTTGTACTGGGGCTGTGGGAGCAGAGACGGGCCTGACCCAGcttggaggtcagggaaggcttcctggggggAAGGGCTCCCAGAGCTGAATCTTGTCTAGAAATCAGCCAGGGGAAGAGGGGCAggcctggcagagggaacagaacaGCTTGAGCCAAGAGGGGGAGTTGTGAAAGAAGACTGTAGTGTGAACGGGAAGCTTTGAGCTGTGGAGAAGGGCTGGGGCACAAAAAATGGGGAGGAAGTGTCAGGGAATGAGGACAGCAGTGGTCTCTGGGGTCAGGCCTCCGTCCCTTTAGGTATTCCAGGGAGAAAAGGGGTTTCTCTGATGACTACATGTACTATACtctcttctggtttttttttgtttgttcttgtttttctttttatcacataGTACATCAAAGGCTCTGAAATGTCCCACAGCTGAGAAACACATTTAACTGTGCTTGTGCAGCATTTGGCCACGGAATCTTATTTTCTGAGACCTAGTAACACTGCTTAGGAAATGCCGATGGAGTACAATCTTCTCATTCTACAGCTGGGGTTCAGAGAGACTCAGTGTCTTGCTGGAGGCCACACAGCAAATTATTGGTTGGGCCGAGGGTGGCTGGATgtcccagctcctctgcctccCAGTTTCTGACAGGTCTGGTAGAGGGGTGGGCCGAGAGGGGGGGCGGACAGTGGGAGCTGCAAAGATAACTGGTTGAGACACGAGGTCTCCTCACCTCCAACGGGCTCCCAGGTGGCTCAGAGGGCAGGGCATAACATCACGGACGGGGCTTGTctgtctggggtggggctcaTGACCCTTCTTTGAGGTCGGCAGCACTGTTGCAGTTGCCCTTTCCATTCTACAGCCAGAGGCTCAGGGTCGCATTGCTGGTAGAATGTGGAGCTGGAATTCATGCATAGTCTGTAGACCCCAAAGATTGCTCTTTCTACTCCCCAAATCTCTTTTTCTCACGTCGATACAACAATGaatggaaaaaatctgaataTGAAACACTATTTGCAGGTGCAGTCCCAGGGTTATCTATGGACCTCGGGAAAgctcttggaagaaaatattccaaacaTAGTAACAGCGGCTCTGTCTGGAGGACAGGATCAGAacccttattttcttctttatattttctgtattttaaaggtTTTCCACAGTGAACACATATTACTTTTCTACTAGGAAAAAGGAACCCAATAACATATGCTGTAAGAAGGAGCTGAAATGAGATTTGTTTCCTTTTAGGGCACCAGCTGAAGGATGAGAATTTTGGGAAGAAATTGGGGAAGAAACTCAGGAGAGAGGAAGACATGAAATAAGTGCGTGAGGACAGAAGTGGAACCGAGGCCACTGGGCTCTGGTGCCGGGATCCCTCCCGTCCCTGCCAGCGTTGCTGCGGGGAGGGTCCCACTCGCAGTGCCAGTAGCGGGGGGCGCTATGGCTGTCCAGACCTCGGGAAGGTAAGGCTATttcctggtgggcaggtctgAGAGCTGACCGGGCTGAACCACTCTGCTGTTCACCTCTCTCCCTGGGTTGTTTTTCTTGGGCCCCCCAGAGGCTGAGCGTCTCAGGGAGACTGAGGCTTCCCTGAGGCACTCACCTAGCCCAGACCCCAATCCTGAGATGACCCAGGTCAATCCCAGACATCCAGCTGGGTGGAGGTCCTGAGGAACAGCTGGAAAgaaccccctccccacacacacaccctgtttgAACTCCCCAAATTCCTTTCTTATCTCCTTTCCTTTCCAGTCTTCAACATCAGCACAGACCCAAATGGTCCAGGGAGGCCCAAATCTCCCTCTTCCCTTATTTACCCAAGTTAAGATATACTTCGGTTCATTATTCAGCCCAAATCCGAGGTTAACAACTTTGACAGGCCcgggagaggggggaggaggaattgGCATCCATGAGCACCTCTGTGCTCTAGCCCCACGATCTCATTCACCCTCAACAATTTGTGAGAGGGGGAAAGTGGCTACTCCCTTCCCTCAGATGACGAATCGGATATAAAGCCACTTGCTCTAAAGCCCAGGCAAGCGAAAGGGGACCAGAGCTGTCTCCTAAAGCTCAAGGTATTTCCATCTTATGGAAGGAgaatttcccttcctcccttcctcccttcctcccttcctcccttcctcccttcctcccttcctcccttcctcccttcctcccttccttcctcggtctttctgtctgtctcactcactcactccttcattcattctCAAACATTCGTTGGCTCCTGTTGCACCTGACCAGCCTACAGAAGGGCCCTGTGGGCAGACAGAGGAGGACCGACTTTGtcctgagggcagtggggagccactgagTAGTGTTGAGTGGAGTCACAATTCAGTCATGTTGGCTGTCTTGTGGAGAATGCCTTGGAGGTGCCAGGCCGGTGGCTGGCAGGTGTGGAGGTTGCAGCATTAGTGAAGTGGCCCTGGAGTAGGTATTCTCGGGGTGGTAGGGAGAGATCATGAAagtagttaacatttactgagcacttactcataagccaggtactgtgctaattTAGTCCTGACAATAACTTTTTGGGGTGGGTCCCCGTgtacccattgtacagatgactcacagaggttaagcaactttccTGAGGTTGTGCAGTAGAAGCGGAAGATTAAGGCTGTTTTGGACCCCCTGGGTCTGAGGTGCCTCTGAGACTTCAGGGGCCGGTGTCTCGGGGACGTCTGGGTGAGGGTGGTGGGTGGTGCCTGGAGCTGTCAGGTGGATGAGATGGGCATGGGTACAGATGGGGTGGGTACAGAGAGAGGACCCAGGGCCCAGGGTTGGGCTCTGAGGGACCTTAATATTCCTCTCCTCAGAGAATAGGCATCCACCAGGAAGTCTGAGAAGGAGCCCCCAGAGTGGCCAGAGCGGTGGGAGGGAGCCCGGGAGGGGCTGAGTCACTGGAGCGGGGGGAGGGCATCTGAAGGACAGAGGGTCCCCAGGGCCAGTAGGGTGGTGTTTGTTGGTGCTCTGCTGCTTTCAGGTCCCCTCTTCCCTGGCTTCTTTCCAAGGCTTCTTGCAGCCCCTGTGCACCCCCTGAAGGCTAGGTGGTGGTGTAGGGGCATCAGCACCTCCAGGCTCCCTGCTGAGGCCCCAAGGAGGTGCCAAAGCCAGAGCTGAGAATAGAAGTGGGCAGAGAGGCGGGAGCCCCACAGAGGGGTCTCCACGGTAACAGGGCTGCAGGGCTGCTGTGAGTCATCAGAGCAGGGGCTGGGTAAGCAAAGGCTTGACCCCAGACTTGGCCTGGCTGTGGCCTGCTGTCACCCCACCTGCTCTGATGTCAGGGACAGGGCCTTGCTCATGTGGCACAGGCCCTGTGGCTCCACCACAGACTCAGGATGGACTAGCCTGCCCCTAGGTCCGTCTCTCTCCTCAAGGCCAAGGTTGACCTCTCAACCTTAATGTAGGGAACCCCTGTGGGCATCTCTCCTAGGCTCTAAGTACGAGGCGCAGGCTCGGGGGCACTCAGGCCATTCAACAAGTCCTCCAGCTTCCCAGTCTTTAAAATGGGCTAACACAGCTcttgctgtgaggatgaaatgaagtgGTTCCTTCCCTTGCCTGCGGAGTACTTCTTCTGGGCCAGGTCCTGTTCTGGGCTGTGAGCTCGACTCTCGGAGAGCTACATGCAGCTCCTGCTTTCACCGATGCAACACAGCCATCCTGTGTCGGGGTACTGATGGCAGTGTGGGTACGATGCTAAGGAAGTACAGGGAATGGGGGTCAACCCTGCCTGGGGGGCTGGTTGAGGAGGGGCCAGAGAAACTTGCAAAAGGAGGTGGTATTTGAGCCAGGTCTGGCAGGACAAGTAGGCTTTTGTCAGGTGGGGAAGTATGGGGAATGGCATTCTGGGCACGGGGAAGAGCATATGCAAAGGTGCAGAGGCAGAAAGCAGCATGGAAGAGgtgcctggggaggggcaggagtggAGAGCACGGGTCCAGTTATGTGAGGTGGGCGTGCTGGCCGTCCTGCGGTGGGGGGAGGTTGAGGGAGGTACCTGGGCTCCTGGTTGGGGGTGGGCCTGCTCTGAGCAGGAGCCCTGTACTCTCCGGGGGTCAGGCTGGTGATACAAGGGTAGGAACAGGCAGGCCTGGTCTCACAgtggccagggctggggagggagcacCACACCCTCCCTTTGGCAGACAACTGGGCTTCTTATGCCCCTGAGACATGGTGAGTGCCTCTGAGCTCTTCCTGATTACTCATGACCTCGAGGATGCCTCCTCTGACCACCCTGCGCCACCCATGGCAGAGCTACCACCTCCCTGATGCCTCCTGGGCTAAGGGGCCCCAGGGCCCGGGGTGGGCGGCAGCTCACCGTAGCCGTGCTCGTACTctcggtggcggcggcggcggcggcgatggtggtggtggtggtggcggcgaTGGCGGTGGCGGTGCCGCTGGAGCCGGGCTTGCCTGTCCCTGCGGATGCTGCCCACGATGATGGTGATGCAGGAGAGGATGATGACCACGCCTATGACTGCGCTTGCCACCAGCACAGGAGACACGAGCAGATGGCTGTGCTCTGAGCTCTCTGAGAACGTTGGGTAGAAGTAGCTGGTGCGGTTGTATCGAGCTACtgtggacagagagagagaggacgcTGAGCCGGGGCACGGACCCTGCCCCacaccttcctcctccctccctgctgccctgTGAGTTATTCAtccctaaataaatggaggataTTCAGGCGCTGCTCCCCTCCTCCCCGCAGGAGCCTCTGCTAGTGAGGGCTGACCTCCTCTCGCCTCTCCTCTGAAGCCTCTGGCCTAGGAGCTCAACCAactcacagaaaggaaaaaggaagctcagagagggcagtggacttgctcaaggtcacacagcaaattagtggcagagctgaggcttGAACCCACTGAACCTGACTCAGTGCTAGACAAGGACTCTATTCCACCAAGACATGAGGTTGGAAGGTCAGCATGACTTTACCAAAGACGTGGGAAGGCATGGGGGATACACAGGGGTCAGAGTATGGGGACCAGATGTGCTGGCCTCCAACACTGGCCTC contains the following coding sequences:
- the BEAN1 gene encoding protein BEAN1 isoform X1 encodes the protein MPIPPPPSPGPVKVVNLGFGLNNEPKYILTWVNKGRGRFGPPWTIWVCADVEDWKGKEIRKEFGEFKQGVCVGRGFFPAVPQDLHPAGCLGLTWVISGLGSGLVSDRHTYSRSNHRTRYTCSPAEDWPPPLDLSSDGDVDATVLRELYPDSPPGWGVTQQMSLRDTRKGKRKKRSAPSGWVKSYEECVGPGATQLYVPTDAPPPYSLTDSCPALDRALDAGSGRSPGQHQQAQRPQGQSDFRTISVDTLPPYEAVCGASPPPSGLLPLPRPEPGPRSSQDSPTPTRAPASGPERIM
- the BEAN1 gene encoding protein BEAN1 isoform X3 gives rise to the protein MPIPPPPSPGPVKVVNLGFGLNNEPKYILTWVNKGRGRFGPPWTIWVCADVEDWKGKEIRKEFGEFKQGVCVGRGFFPAVPQDLHPAGCLGLTWVISGLGSGLVSDRHTYSRSNHRTRYTCSPAEDWPPPLDLSSDGDVDATVLRELYPDSPPGYEECVGPGATQLYVPTDAPPPYSLTDSCPALDRALDAGSGRSPGQHQQAQRPQGQSDFRTISVDTLPPYEAVCGASPPPSGLLPLPRPEPGPRSSQDSPTPTRAPASGPERIM
- the BEAN1 gene encoding protein BEAN1 isoform X2, which codes for MSFKRPCPLARYNRTSYFYPTFSESSEHSHLLVSPVLVASAVIGVVIILSCITIIVGSIRRDRQARLQRHRHRHRRHHHHHHRRRRRRHREYEHGYVSDRHTYSRSNHRTRYTCSPAEDWPPPLDLSSDGDVDATVLRELYPDSPPGWGVTQQMSLRDTRKGKRKKRSAPSGWVKSYEECVGPGATQLYVPTDAPPPYSLTDSCPALDRALDAGSGRSPGQHQQAQRPQGQSDFRTISVDTLPPYEAVCGASPPPSGLLPLPRPEPGPRSSQDSPTPTRAPASGPERIM
- the BEAN1 gene encoding protein BEAN1 isoform X4; its protein translation is MSFKRPCPLARYNRTSYFYPTFSESSEHSHLLVSPVLVASAVIGVVIILSCITIIVGSIRRDRQARLQRHRHRHRRHHHHHHRRRRRRHREYEHGYVSDRHTYSRSNHRTRYTCSPAEDWPPPLDLSSDGDVDATVLRELYPDSPPGYEECVGPGATQLYVPTDAPPPYSLTDSCPALDRALDAGSGRSPGQHQQAQRPQGQSDFRTISVDTLPPYEAVCGASPPPSGLLPLPRPEPGPRSSQDSPTPTRAPASGPERIM